The Longimicrobiaceae bacterium DNA window GGGGGAGGTCTCCTGAAGATGCGCCTGGAAGAGCTCTGCACGTACCTGGACGCCTACCTGAGGATCGGCGAGGTCCCGGACTACCCAGGCGCGCTGAACGGGCTGCAGGTGGCCAACGGGGGCGAGGTGACGCGCGTGGCGGTGGCCGTGGACGCGGCGCAGGCCACCGTGGACGGGGCGGTCCGCGCGGGCGCGGACCTGCTCCTGGTGCACCACGGCCTCTTCTGGGATGGGAACCAGCCGGTGACCGGCCGCCGCTACCGCCGCCTCAAGGCGCTGCTGGACGCGGGGGTCGCGGTGTACGGCGCGCACCTCCCGCTGGACGTGCACCCGGAGGTGGGGAACAACGCCGTCCTGGCCCGGGAGCTGGGGGTGGAGCCGCGGGGCACCTTCGGCGACTACAAGGGCTACCCGCTGGGGGTGTGGGGCGAGCTGGAGCTTTCGCGCGAGGCGCTCTGCGCGCGGCTGGACGCGCTGCTGGGCGGGCGGGTGAAGATGGTGCCCGGCGGGCCGGAGCGGGTGCGGCGCGTGGGCGTGGTCACCGGCGGCGCGGGGAGCATGGTCGGCGCCGCGGCGGCGGCCGGGCTGGACGCCTTCGTCACGGGGGAGGGCGCGCACCACAACTTCTTCGACGCGGA harbors:
- a CDS encoding Nif3-like dinuclear metal center hexameric protein produces the protein MRLEELCTYLDAYLRIGEVPDYPGALNGLQVANGGEVTRVAVAVDAAQATVDGAVRAGADLLLVHHGLFWDGNQPVTGRRYRRLKALLDAGVAVYGAHLPLDVHPEVGNNAVLARELGVEPRGTFGDYKGYPLGVWGELELSREALCARLDALLGGRVKMVPGGPERVRRVGVVTGGAGSMVGAAAAAGLDAFVTGEGAHHNFFDAEEGGINLFLGGHYATETWGVRALARHLEEKFELPWSFLDHPTGL